The sequence below is a genomic window from Oreochromis aureus strain Israel breed Guangdong linkage group 12, ZZ_aureus, whole genome shotgun sequence.
ATGAACCTTCTGCGACACCAGAGGCGCTTCTGCGATGTTACTGTTCGCATCAACCAGCTGGAGGTCCCTGGTCACAAAGTGGTGTTTGCTGCTGGCTCCTCTTTCTTAAGGGACCAGTTCATCCTTCAGCAGGACTCCAGGGAGGTCCAGATCTCTATGATCCAGGAGGCAGAAGTTGGCCGACAGCTGCTGCTGTCCTGCTACACTGGCCAGCTGGAGTTTCCTGAGCTGGAGCTGGTGCATTACCTGACAGTGGCCAGCTTCCTCCAGATGGGCCACATCGTAGAGCAGTGCACTCAGGCCCTCAGCAAGTTCATCAAACCACAGGCTCCACGCCAGCTGGAGGTGGATGTAAACATGCGGAGGGAGAAGAGGGAGGAGAATTTATCCTCCCAGGCAAAGATAGAACAGGAGCGCTCTCAGGTGCGGACTGTCcatcaggaggaggaggaagaggaggaggaggaagaggtagTGGAGCAGGTGGAGCAGGATAATAACGATGATGAAAGCGAAGATGATGATGTGATTATACAGCCCAAAAGCCCTGTCCAGATCTTGACCAGGCGTCCAAGGCAAGGCATAGTGGAGAGTGACATCACTATAGTAAAGGTGGAGTCTGTGTCTGATGTTGCAGAGAACTCTATCACCGGTCACTTCTCCACCAGCCCTCCTGCAGAGCTCCACTCCCCTGAGCCCCAGCACTCGCTCATTAATTCCACCGTCGACAGCCGCAGCAGTGAGATGGCGGTTCCGCCTGGCGTGGCGGGATACCCACTTAGCCCTCCTCCCTCATCTCCACCTGCAGAGAAACACAGCGGACACCAGAGGAACTATGACAAGCCTCTCCAGTGGTACCACCAGTGCCCCAAGTGCGCCCGAGTCTTCCGCCAACTCGAGAACTACGCCAACCACCTCAAGATGCACAAGCTCTTCATGTGCCTGCTGTGCGGCAAGACCTTCACGCAAAAGGGCAACCTGCACCGGCACATGCGCGTTCACGCCGGCATCAAGCCCTTCCAGTGTAAGATCTGCGGCAAGACCTTCACCCAGAAGTGCTCGTTGTTGGATCATCTAAACCTGCACAGCGGAGATAAGCCGCATCGCTGTAACTACTGTGACATGGTGTTTGCTCACAAGCCAGTTCTCCGCAAGCACCTCAAACAGATCCACGGGAAGAACAGCTTCGATAATGCAAATGAAGGCAGCCTGCACGACGGCGGGGTGGACTTTGAATTTGGACGAATATGAGATCACTTTGGGTTTACTGGCTGTGCTGTTTGAGAACACAGTAACAAAGGCGGCCACGTGAGTGAGACGTTCACTGACATGGATGAtggtaatggtaaatggtaaatggcctgtatttatatagcgcttttatggtccctaaggaccccaaagcgctttacatatccagtcattcacccattcacacacacattcacacactggtgatggcaagctacgttgtagccacagccaccctggggcgcactgacagaggcgaggctgccggacactggcgccaccgggccctctgaccaccaccagtaggcaacgggtgaagtgtcttgcccaaggacacaacgaccgagactgtccaagctggggctcgaaccggcaaccttccgattacaaggcgaactccaaactcttgagccacgatcgctccGAAAGGATACAAACATGAACAAAGTTTTTCTGATCGGCACATCACTGTAGCTTCATTACTGTGGactgtttgtctttcttttgtACAATACAGTGTAGATGCCTTCATCTCATACTTGAAAattgaaaaacactgaaacacatcATAATGTTTGAACATCGTTAGTTTTATTAATGCATTGCCATGTCCTTGTGTCTACCCTGTCCTTTAAAAAAGTGCAGAATGAGCAGTATCCATTTTTATATTGTGTGCACAATCTGCTGTATGAttactttttaaactgtatgacTATGGCAACGTGGACTTAGGAGAAACTTGAAAGAGTGGAGATGCAACATTATTTTACATAAGGCAAGCTATGTCATTTTGTCTTGGTGGCCAAAGTGTCTGTTAGCCTAAGgggtcttcttttttttaatagaatttaTATCTGAGGTACTATTGGACCAAAGTGACATTGTATCTGTCCTGTGTTCATGGAAGTCAATGTGAGTTACGAATAAAGAAATATTCTTAACTaatgttgcttttgttttgttacgTTACTCATGACTTCATCATTCACGCACAACAGAAAATTCCCATGTTAGTGTCCAGTCTGTAGTAATAGCCAATGTCTTTCTCAGtgtgtgcttgtttttacaatttttaaTCAGATCGAGTTGGCAGTATCTGAAAGTGGCATGGAAATTTCTGGTGAGTTGTTTCAACAAAGGGTTCTGTGTTTCCTGCACTTTCAGTATTTCCACATTTTGAAAGAAGGTGCTGTACTCTTTTAAAGAGAGGTTTCAGCGCCCCCGTCCTGCACCTCTTcacaaaatgaaatcaaatattATGTCTAATACTGTGCTTTCAGTGTGTATCCGATGTTGAACAGCAGAGATGGCAGTAAGAACCTGTTAGACCTGGTTTGCAGCAACGTTTTGCTCACTTTGGAACTGGTTTATTTACCACATGGGTCCACATGATTCGTCATAAAAACTTTTGAGTTAATAAGtaacaaacaataataataataataactttaccGCACTAAAAATGTTATCAACAGCCCGCACCTAGTAAAGtgtgttttgtatatttttatattttttatgtatttatatttatgtcaTCATAATGGACCAACTGAAATTTTGCATTTAATGCTATGCAGTTTGGTATATCATTATTCATTTGTTATCTTACAACAAATGATCAGTAAacataaactacatttttttctagaattttaaatgtaatgtgattTATATAGCACTCCCAGCAACAGCCACTTTAAGGCACTTTGCACTGTAAGGTAAAAGACCCCACAACATTTGCGAGAAGTCCCCAATTATAAGCTGACCGTTTATAAGCAAGCAATTGGCAAACTTCCCTTTTAACAGGTAGAAAcgtctggcagaaccaggctcgtgGATGGGCAGCCATCCGACACAACCTGTTGAGGGTGAGAAAAGGGAGATGTGTTTATATCAAGTTAAACTGATAACAGGTAGGAGTGAAATTTATGAAAATTTGTTAAATTAGCCACTGGCGACCTCTCCAGGGTGCACCcagcctctcgccctaagacagctgggataggctccaccccCCCGTGAATTCATATTTACAGGAATATACCTAAACATGTCCAGCAGTCTAATGTCAGCATAGATTAAGTTTACTACGCATGTTTACCTGTACTAAGTTGTCTAAACTATGTTGGAGTTAGTATAAAAACACTATGCTTAAAATTGGATCTGCCGAGCAGTAAATGTGATTTGAATTTAATGAATTTGAATAAGGACGGCTTTGTCAAGTCGTCATTGTTTCTCATATCTTCACTGGTTCGTGGTGTAGCCATGAGCAAGTCAGCAGGCTGCTGCAAGAGATTCCTGCACTATGCTTTTGACTACGAAACACCAAAAACGCTGGTTATTCCCAGCTTAGGTGTAGGATTTGTGTTCAGGTTCACCCAATTCCTGGTGGTGATGTATGTGGTTGGGTAAGTACCCAATAAAATCAGAGAAGGGGATTGATTGGTTGGGGATGTGGGAAATATGTGGATTATGAAATGATGTTTTTGCTTGCACAGTTAAACTCAGACATTTCTGCGAACCTGCtgtaggtatgtgtgtgtggtgcagaAGGCCTACCAGGATACAGATACTGTCATCAGCACCGTCACCACGAAAGTGAAAGGTTTCGCTTTCACCAACACATCTGACACGGAGCCTCGTTTTTGGGATGTGGCTGATTACATTATCCCTCCCCAGGTACTGAAACATGCATTTTagcatttctgtcattttatatGTGAGAGGGGAAGAACAGCACAACAGGTTTTGGCTTTTTTCATTCCCTGGAAACTTTTTCCCTGCTCTACTTTCTGACAGGGCGATCATTCATTCTTTGTGCTGACGAATATGGTTGTGACCCCAAAACAAGTGCAGTCACGTTGTCCCGAGGTGAGTCACTGCTGTTACAAAACAGATCCTATAACCAGGCCCAGAGCCAAGGGTTGGCCATGTCTTGCCAAACTCACACAACCAGTGGTGaagaccaggggtccccaatctcagtccacgagggccggtgtccctgcaggttttagatctcaccctgggtcaacacacctgaatcacatgattagctcattaccaggcctctggagaacttcaagacatgttgaggaggtaatttatccatttaaatcagctgtgatggatcaaggacacatctaaaacctgcagggacaccggccctcgtggactgagattggggacccctggtgaAGACCATTAGAGTGCCAAGTACATGGTCATTGTAAAGTATtaacagcttcttttttttgattTCTACATTTTTGTGGCTATTGTTTTTCAGTTGGCAGAAATCAAAAATATGATTATAAACCCTTTAAAGTCAAGTGTATCATGTTTTATGTGAGTTTTTGGGACTTCTACAtgtcagtgtgatttttttttttttcccacgaCAAGTAAATTGCACAAAAATACCTGATGCAGGAAATATGgcacaaattaaaactcatatagCCAAATGGATACTTATCTAATTAAAAATTGTTAGAAGACTCAAGAAACttcaggctttaaagggttaagtattaaatactttttaatgtttgcattaaccctttaaagcctgaaaaaaggaaacagtttctagacaattttttaaattgagagcttccgacaaagatttttaattaatttaaaaatgtaattaatcaGTTTGTGTCATATTTTCTACATCCAgcatttaaaaatttatttatttaattaattgttttgcatattattgcttaaaaatgttttgtgaaATTAATTTAGGATTTTTAACTTCACGTTCCCTTGTACACATTAACACTGGAGATTCTCCTGCAGCTTCCAAGCCCATCAACTATTTGTGTGGATGACTGCAACTGTGTCGAGGGACACAGTGATCCCCGGGGCAACGGTAGGCTTTCCTCCCTGATGATACAGCCCCTTTAATATTTGTGGCCTCACGCACCAAAAACTCAGCATGAAATTAATTTTCCACCCAGGTATACAGACAGGACTGTGTGAGAACTACTCCACCACTGCACGGACCTGTGAAGTGCTCTCATGGTGCCCACTTGAAATAGACACTAAGCTGCCTGAGTAAGAGTACATTTACCATGTTAGAATATTTGTTACTAGTTGCAGTGTTGTGGAGGCTTGATGTGTCGTTTCATGTCCCGACAGGCATGCGCTGCTGGCTGCAGCAGAAAACTTCACCGTGTTGATCAAAAACAGCATCACGTACCCAAAGTTCAACTTTCACAGGTCGGTGAACTGCATTTGAATGTAAGAGGGAGATCTGTAGATGCTTAAGCAAACATACAGAGTCACAGTTTTTCCTATTAAACCGGAGCCTTGTCCTCCTTCCTCCAGAAGAAACATACTGCCTCATGTGAACTCCTCATACCTGAAGAGGTGTGAATTCAGCCGTCTCACAGACCCACACTGTCCCATATTCAGACTCAAGCATATTGTCTCAGAGGCTGGGGAGGATTTTCAAGACATGGCTGTGAAGGTGACTCGAATGATCGTTGTCTTTCTGTACTGGAATTCATTGTTCAAGTTCCAGTATGGTCTTCCTCCAGTATATATGTCTCATAAGCAGGATGTGAGCCAGTACAGCCCTCAGGTTCCCAGGCTCCCGTCTGATAGTCACTCCCACAGTTAGTGTAATGTATGCATTTTTTATGTTCTCTGTGGTCACCCCAGATCACAAGGCAAAAACCTTTTTAGCTTCCGTGCTCTGTGCTGCGATTAAAGTCTGCCGTAGGAGCTGAGAACAGCTGGAAATGCTGAACTCTTAAAACTATCTTTTTGGCTTTCCATTTAGTGTGGTTGAGCAACATTACatggtttatttttatgtagCTGTTTCATCATCATTATAGGATACATTGTTTTACAATGTTGTCTCTTTAAACTCTGAAAAGCGGCTATAagttaacattttcattcagcatTGCCATATTTGAACTTAATAATTATTGTAAGTCTTACACTGTTTTCAATTATAGTTGGTGTTTTCAACCAAATTTTAGGTCCTTACAGGTacttatctatatatatattatgaTCGTGGTTGCCTACCAATCACCTAGCAATGGccatttaacctttttttttttttttaatttgcatttaTGCTCCTACAATAAAACGCATTTTACTATTTCAGTTTCATGGCCAAAAGCACGAGCAGTCATTAAAATACTGTGGCATAGGCGTGTACTAGTTTTATACCattctttgttattgttttttctccaaTCACTACTTTTTGTAGTGACTATCATAGTTTAATTGTTGTCTTTAATTACATCTGTACAGCCCTAACCTAATTTTAAAGGTGCTAATTGAATAAACCTGAACTGAGTGATTGTTTTTACAGGGGGGTATCCTTGGTATTCTTATTGACTGGAGCTGCGATTTGGACTGGTGGGCAGGGGAGTGTTTACCTAAATACAGCTTCCGGAGGCTGGACAACAAACACCCTGTCAACAATGTGGCCCCTGGTTACAACTTTAGGTgaaactattttattttttaacagatGCTTACTGATGAATGTATAAGGCTGAATAAAAGAACTGCTAAAACTTCTGTCTTTTAGATTTGCTAAATACTACAAGACAGCAGATGGAGAGGAAACCAGAACGTTGATCAAAGCTTACGGGATCCGTTTTGACGTCATTGTGTTTGGAACTGTGAGGCCTGAATAAACCTTGAAACAGCAATGATTTATCAAGAACCTTccttgtttttactttagtcTTACAGTAGTTTGGGATTCTTACAGGCAGGAAGATTTTCCATCGTTCCAACCATAGTGAACTTGGGTGCAGCCTTGTCGTTCCTCAGTTTGGTGAGAAGAGAAATGTTCAAACTAGCATCCGTATAAGTGATGAAACACcagatttttaatgttttgtctaTTTTCCTTCAGGTGCCCGTGGTTGCTGACTGGTTTTTGGTGACTTGCTCGAGGAAACGAGATCTTTACAGcagacacaaaacaacacatctCATTGAAGATGCAGACAGTGCATCGGTAAGGGACTTTTCTCCTTCGCTTTCACTGATGAACTTAATTAGTACTGACTAAGATGTTAAATGTcggtctgtttgtttgtgtttttctgtaacACAGGTGTCAATGGGCACCACCTATGGAACCCAGTAGCAGGAGCAACATTTCTCTACAGAGAAATGGGAATCCTCATGAAACGTGACATTAAAACATCATTTGAGTATTTCACTGAAACCATAAAATGTGTAAATAGAAAGAAGGAGGATAAACAGTGATGGAGGAAGAACTCTGACTTTTATTTAAGTAGCAGCTACAAAACACTCACTAGTAAAAGTATAAATGTGTAATCTTCCAAATATAATTATAATACCAGCAGCAAAGATGGAGATTGAACTATTTCAGAATGAAATATAGCACTGGGCTACTAATTACTGATGCATTAATATGTTCTTTTACAGCTTGCGGaaattatttgatttgatttatttgcaCTTTTGGGTAGTTTCACCCAAAATAATGCATTATCAGTTACCAGGTAATTGTATTCAGTAATATGAATTGAGTGAAAAACATGTAATTGTGTGAAAATAAATGGGAGTATAGTTACAGAGTATTTGTATAATGCATTAGAACATGGAATCATCATCATTCGAATATGCCATAATCTTGGCAGAACATGGTGTATTTTATGAGCCAATACTGATTTATATGATTATTTCCCCCTCTCTACGATAGAAAACATTTATATGTATCcaagattatttatttttatactaaTCACTCTGATTTTCAGCATAAGTAGCCTAAACTGCTAAGTGCCCAATAATGTCACCAATCATAGCTTCATAGCTTTATTTATATTCTACATCAAAAAttgtgtgtggtggtgggggaggttgttttttgttttttccttttgctatgaatacattttttaacactTGAAGACGTTTGAATTTCCCGTCCCCCTATTCTTCTAATCACATGACTTATAGTGAGAagtatacattaaaaaaacatcgTCCGTTTGAAATTGTAGTGAATAGTAGGATTAGTCCTGAAATACTTAAAGTTTGtctaaaaatatttcaaatcaATGGTTCAAATACATATTACTGAAAGTGCGCCGATAGTTTTCATAAGAAGCGTTCAAGTCTCCTCCAGACCGCATGGTGGCAGTATAACTTTACTGAAGACGCAACCAAACACAAGAAGCGTCTCAGTACGCGAGTAAACACAGAAGCGGAGGAGCGTTTCGCTTCGAAGTGTCGGCAC
It includes:
- the zbtb26 gene encoding zinc finger and BTB domain-containing protein 26, producing the protein MAQNQVILQFRFSTFGDSMLQKMNLLRHQRRFCDVTVRINQLEVPGHKVVFAAGSSFLRDQFILQQDSREVQISMIQEAEVGRQLLLSCYTGQLEFPELELVHYLTVASFLQMGHIVEQCTQALSKFIKPQAPRQLEVDVNMRREKREENLSSQAKIEQERSQVRTVHQEEEEEEEEEEVVEQVEQDNNDDESEDDDVIIQPKSPVQILTRRPRQGIVESDITIVKVESVSDVAENSITGHFSTSPPAELHSPEPQHSLINSTVDSRSSEMAVPPGVAGYPLSPPPSSPPAEKHSGHQRNYDKPLQWYHQCPKCARVFRQLENYANHLKMHKLFMCLLCGKTFTQKGNLHRHMRVHAGIKPFQCKICGKTFTQKCSLLDHLNLHSGDKPHRCNYCDMVFAHKPVLRKHLKQIHGKNSFDNANEGSLHDGGVDFEFGRI
- the p2rx4b gene encoding P2X purinoceptor 4b isoform X1, whose amino-acid sequence is MSKSAGCCKRFLHYAFDYETPKTLVIPSLGVGFVFRFTQFLVVMYVVGYVCVVQKAYQDTDTVISTVTTKVKGFAFTNTSDTEPRFWDVADYIIPPQGDHSFFVLTNMVVTPKQVQSRCPELPSPSTICVDDCNCVEGHSDPRGNGIQTGLCENYSTTARTCEVLSWCPLEIDTKLPEHALLAAAENFTVLIKNSITYPKFNFHRRNILPHVNSSYLKRCEFSRLTDPHCPIFRLKHIVSEAGEDFQDMAVKGGILGILIDWSCDLDWWAGECLPKYSFRRLDNKHPVNNVAPGYNFRFAKYYKTADGEETRTLIKAYGIRFDVIVFGTAGRFSIVPTIVNLGAALSFLSLVPVVADWFLVTCSRKRDLYSRHKTTHLIEDADSASVSMGTTYGTQ
- the p2rx4b gene encoding P2X purinoceptor 4b isoform X2, with amino-acid sequence MSKSAGCCKRFLHYAFDYETPKTLVIPSLGVGFVFRFTQFLVVMYVVGYVCVVQKAYQDTDTVISTVTTKVKGFAFTNTSDTEPRFWDVADYIIPPQLPSPSTICVDDCNCVEGHSDPRGNGIQTGLCENYSTTARTCEVLSWCPLEIDTKLPEHALLAAAENFTVLIKNSITYPKFNFHRRNILPHVNSSYLKRCEFSRLTDPHCPIFRLKHIVSEAGEDFQDMAVKGGILGILIDWSCDLDWWAGECLPKYSFRRLDNKHPVNNVAPGYNFRFAKYYKTADGEETRTLIKAYGIRFDVIVFGTAGRFSIVPTIVNLGAALSFLSLVPVVADWFLVTCSRKRDLYSRHKTTHLIEDADSASVSMGTTYGTQ